The following proteins come from a genomic window of Lolium rigidum isolate FL_2022 chromosome 5, APGP_CSIRO_Lrig_0.1, whole genome shotgun sequence:
- the LOC124655893 gene encoding uncharacterized protein LOC124655893, translating to MAEVLPGDPSPLRPAATMLRTRAAATTQRMLPEETTQRTLPATESVLPSSNGERPVKEAMGSAADREVLRCTAGGAIFRVRRGHGHRSGDISTRRFGDNLLAGYTRDWCSSSHDADFMLSSMDSLSPSDKENIYPTRNSGLDEALFQFIRKEEKLFDLRVPFSTYQ from the exons ATGGCGGAGGTGTTGCCGGGGGATCCGTCACCACTGCGCCCGGCGGCGACCATGCTGAGGACGCGCGCGGCGGCAACCACGCAGCGGATGCTCCCGGAGGAAACCACGCAGCGGACGCTCCCGGCGACGGAGTCCGTGCTGCCCTCTTCGAATGGGGAGCGCCCGGTGAAGGAGGCCATGGGGAGTGCTGCTGACCGAGAAGTTCTCCGGTGCACGGCGGGGGGAGCTATTTTTCGTGTGCGTCGAGGACATGGCCATCGTTCGGG TGACATAAGCACGAGGAGGTTTGGTGATAATTTGCTAGCAGGTTATACGAGAGATTGGTGTTCTTCATCGCATGATGCAGATTTTATGTTGTCTAGCATGGATAGCCTGTCACCAAGTGACAAA GAGAATATCTACCCAACTCGGAACAGCGGTCTGGATGAAGCTTTGTTTCAGTTTATCCGTAAAGAG GAGAAACTTTTTGATCTAAGAGTTCCATTTTCAACATATCAATGA